The Candidatus Equadaptatus faecalis genome includes the window GTGCGAATTCCACGGCGATGGGGTATGGTACGACCTCCAGCGGCAATTATTCCACGTCGATGGGGTATGGTACGACCGCCGAAGGAGAATATTCCACGTCGATGGGGTATGGTACGACCGCCAGCGGAGTGGCTTCCACGGCGATGGGGTATAATACGAACGCCAGCGGAGACGATTCCACGGCGATGGGCCAAAGTACGAACGCCAGCGGAGTGGCTTCCACGGCGATGGGGTGTGGTACGAACGCCAGCGGCGATTATTCCACGGCGATGGGGATTGAGACGATCGCCAATGGAGGCACGTCCATGGCAATGGGAGTTGGATCAAATGCTGTTGGGGAATCTTCCTTTGCCGGCGGCGGATATTATAATTTGACCGACGATACCAGTACAGCCGGCGGCAGTGCATACGGCAGAAGTTCATTCGCATTTGGAGAAGGAGCGGTTGCCGGTGTTGCAGGAGACGCAGATACCTACGCCGGAGTAATAGCGCTTGGCAACAACGCCAAAGCGGTACATGCAAACTCAGTAGCTTTAGGCAACAATGCCGAAACAAAAGATAAAGCGGACATATCAAGCGCGACAATAAACGGCACAACCTACACATTCGGTGGAGGAACAACAGCAGAAGGCGTAGTATCGGTAGGAAGCGGCGGACATCTGAAACAAATAGTCAACGTTGCCAACGGTGCTGTTACGGCAGACTCAACCGACGCGATAACCGGTGCACAGCTTTACGTTACCAACAGCAACCTGATAAAAAGCTTTGCGACAGGAACAAGCGGTAATATTACGGCAGAAAAAGTCAACGGTGAAGTACTTGAAGTGGCGCAGATGCAAGACAACGCGATATCAGGAGCAAGCCTTGACGGAAACACACTTAAATTTACGCTCAAAGACCGCTACACGGGAACAGAAACTCCGGACGCGGTGAACGTTGACCTGAGCGGACTTCGCACGCCTGTGGTACTTAACGGAAGTATGATAAAAAGCTTTGTTAACGGCAAAAACACATCGATTGACCTTATTCCGGACACGACAGAACCTGATAAAGTCAACGTAGTCATAAAAACCACAGACACAGCGTACTTTGACAAAATGACGGCAGGGGCGTCATTTGACGCGGCAAACAGAACAGACATACTGCCAGACGGAATATCAATAGTCAAAGACAGCATAGCAGACACGGCAAAACTTACGTCAGACACGCTCAGAGTGGGAGGAAAAGACTACATCACCCCGGCCGGCATTAACGCCAACAATCAGAAAATAACCAACACAGCGGACGGAAACATAGAGTCAGGCTCAAAAGACGCAATTAACGGCGGACAGCTGTATGATTACAGCAAAGTCAAAATTATCGGCAGCGAAGAAACTGTTTTGAGTGAAAACCTCAACAGCGGCGGCGGCATAGAAATAGCAGCCGGAGAAAACATTGAGTTTTCAACAAGCGGCAACAAACTGACAATCAACGCGACAGGCGGAAGCGGCGGATATGACGCGAAAGCGGTACACTACGACACCGATGAAGACGGCAACAGACTGAACAGCGTAACGCTGAAAGACACGGAGGATGGAACAGAAACGGCAGTAACGCTTCACAACGTAGCGGCTGGTACGCAAGACACAGACGCTGTTAACCTCAAACAAATGAAAGACGCGATAGGTTCCGGAGTAGGGTCACGCGGAGTGGCGTACGATGACGATACGAGAGAAACTATAACACTCGGCAACGGAACAGGAACGCCTGCGAAAATCACCAACCTTATGGCGGGAGAAGTATCGCCGACATCAACGGATGCAATCAACGGCGCGCAGCTTTACGCGAGAGACCTTGCGATAAACGCCAACACGCAGGAAATCCGCGAAGTCGGCGCAATATCGGCGGCACTTGCCGGACTGCACTTTGTAGAACCGTCAGGCGAAAACGGCGACAAACTTGTAGGAGCGGTGGCGTACGGTGGATACAGAGGCGCTAACGCGGAAGCGATAGGACTTGCCTACAAACCGAATCCGAATATGATGCTCTCAGCGTCAACGTCAATAAGCAACGGAAACGACAGCCAGAACGCGTACAACGTCGGTTTCAGCCTGAAATTCGGCAAGGGCGAAACGGCGGTAACGCGCGCGGCGCTTCAGAAACAGGTGAAATATCTGAACGGCGAAATTGAAACGCTGAAGAACGACAAGGCAGCACAGGGCGAACTTATCAAGCAGCTGCTTGAAAGGATTGAAAAACTGGAGAATAAATAATAGACAACAAGCAAAATAAACAACAAGCGGCTTGGGAAAAATAATCCCAAGCCGTTTTTAATTTCTGCCGCAGTTGATTTTTTTTACTGACAGCCGACGGCGCGAGCGAAGCGAGCAATGCGGTTCTAACTTCAAACGTCCGCTTTAGCGGACACTACAATTGTTTTTTATGGTAATTGTATTTTATAGTAATTGTTTTTTTGGGTCATTGCTCCTTATAGTCATTGGTTTTTAGGCGCCGGCGGCGCAAAGCGCCAATACCGCCGTTTATTTTATAATCCGTTCGGCAGTTTGCAGAATTTCGCGTGCCGCGTCCGGACGGGCTATTCTTTTTGCGTTTTTGGTCAGCGCCGCTAGTTTTTGAGGGTTGTTCAGTATCAGTTCCGCAGTTTCCGCGGCTTTTTCCGCGTTGTCAAGCTTTAAAGCCGCGCCTTCGCTGCATACACAGCGGAGGTTGCATTCCTCCTGTCCCGGAACGGGGTCCATGATCAGCAGAGGCAGTCCGCAGGCAAGTGTTTCCGCAAGCGTCAGACCTCCCGGCTTGATTATTCCGAGGTCTGCCGCGCGGTAAAATTCTTCTATGTTGTCCACATAGCCTTCAATCCGCACGTTTTCATCGGCTTTGTAGATTTTTTCAAGTTTTTTTCTCAGGCTTTTGTTGTTTCCGCAGATTACAACCGTCAGCCGGTCTTTGCGTTTTGCAAGAGACGCGGCGATTTTTTCTATGCTTCCGGCGCCTATTCCGCCGCCGCTTACAAGTATGACGCGCCTGTTTTTGTCAATGCCGAGTTTTTCCCGCGCGGTTTCTTTTGATGGCGCGGTTTCAAATTTTGCAGCAACGGGTATTCCGCTGTTGTACACGTTTTCTATGTTTTCTTTCGCGTACTGTCCGAGCGCCGTACGGCTCGGCACGAAGCTTGCCGCGTATATGTCCGACCTCTGGAATATGTGGGTTTCATAGTCGGTGTTGACGAAAAATACGGGTATGTCAGGATTTCTTTTTGCAAAATGCTCCGCTCCGAAGTAGTGGGTGAAGAAGACGGCTTCCGCGTTCATTTCGCGAACGCGGCGTTCGGCTTTTGAGATGTACATTTTGCAGAGAAGTTTGTGCGCCAAATCGCAGCAGAATTTTGTAACGCCGGGTTTGTCCGAGCCCCAGTACGATTTTCCCCAAAGCCACGGCCACCAGCGCACCGTCCATAGATAGTAGTTTGAAAGTCCTGCATGAAGCAGCTTGGGCACGCAGTCAAGAATATCGGCGCAGAGTGACTGTCCGTCAGGATTGTCAAGTTTGAACCGTTCGGCGAGGTTTTCAGCCGCCGTACGGTGTCCCGTGCCTTCCGAAGCGTAAAAAACTGCGATACTTTTCATGACAGCAAGATTATAGTACAAAAAAAGCGATAAATAGTATAATGTTCTCGAGAGAAAAGGGGAGAACGCATATGAAACAGGCAGTAGTGGAGATAGGGACGAATTCGGTCAAGTACACCGTTGCGGAGCTTTCGGACGGAGTCGTTTCCTTTGTGAAGGACGTCAATACCGTGACGCGGCTCGGCGAGGGGCTGAAGGACAGCGGGATGCTTTCCGCGGAAGCGATGGAGCGCACCGCCCGCGTTGTTGCGGATTACGTGGAGCAGGCTCACGAAGACGGCGCCGAGCAGATTGAGGTGGTCGGGACGATGGCTCTGCGTTCTGCCGGAAACAGCAGCAGATTTGAAGTAAGGGTGAAGGAACTTGCCCATATAGGACTGCGTATCATTTCCGGCGAGGAGGAAGCAAGGCTTTCTTTTGAGTCTGTTCTTTGCGAAGTGCCGAAATCTGTGCTGCGCGACCTGCTTGTTTTTGATCTCGGGGGCGGCAGCACGGAGTTTGTATATTCGTGTTTCGGCAAAATTACGAGGGCTTTCAGCGTAAATATCGGCTCCGTGGAGCTGACGGAAAAATTTCTGCCCGAAGCCCCCGCTCCTTTAAGCGCTGTTTCGCGTCTTAAAGCCGTTATAAGGGCAGAACTTGTCAAAAATGGTGTGAAAGGTCGTCCGGCGTGTCTTGTGGGGACAGGGGGCAATTTAACGACGCTTTTCATGCTTAAATCCGCAATGCCGGAATACGATGCGGAGAAGCTCAGCGGAATGACGATTTCAAAAACTGAGCTTGAAGCCCTGATAAAAGAGCTTGCGTGCAGAACGTTTGACGAGCGCAGGGCAATGCCGGGAATGAATCCGGCAAGAGCGGATATAGTGCTTGCCGGAGCCTGCGCGGCTTCAGCGATAATGGAAATAACCGAAAGCCGTTCGCTGACGCTCAGCCTGCGCGGTTTAAGACACGCGCTGCTTGCGGAGATGCTGTCGCGATGACGGGTAAACTTGCGGTCTATGAACAGGCTGCCTGCTGTATCACCGGAATTTGCGGAGCAAAGGCGAATCCCGAGCTGCTGCGTATGTCTTCCGTGTACGAAACGCTGAAAGCAAAGGGAATTGAAATGGAAATATACAATCTTTCGCGGAGTCCCAAAGCCTTTGCCGAGAACAAGCAGGTCATCGCGTATCTGAAAAAGCACGGAGAAAAGGCTCTGCCTGTCTGCACGCTGGACGGAGAAATAGCGGTTGAGGGGCGGTATCCGACTAACAGCGAGATTATTGAAGCGCTTGGACTTGAAAAAACGGCACTTGACGAACTGCTTCCGCCGGGGAGACTGCTTTGCGAGAGGTGAAATTAAGATGAAAATTAAAGCTTGTGTAAAATTTATGCTGCCTGTATTGCTTCTTGTCTTTTGCATCGCGCCCTGCCGCGCGGCGGTTATTGCCGTAAACGCGGGGCATCAGGCGAAGTCCGATTTGGAAAAAGAACCTATCGGGCCCGGCTCAACAATACTGAAATATAAGGTTTCCTGCGGCCCGCGCGGTGTCGCAAGCGGTATGCCCGAGCATGAGCTCAATCTGCTGAATGCCGTGCTGCTTGAAAAAGAGCTTGCGAAGCGCGGACATAAGGTTATTATGGTCAGACAAAGCAGCGACGTCAATATAAGCAACAGGGAACGTGCCGCGTTTGCGCTGGAAAACGGGGCGGAGCTGATAATAAACCTTCACGCGAACGCCCGTGGGGCAAGACAGCCGAAGGATACGCACGGCGCCATGACGCTTTGCAGAAGCGCGCGCAACAGCTTTAATCCCGCTCTGTACCCTAAGGAAAGAAAACTTGCCGAAGCGGTGCAGAAAGGGCTTTGCAAAGCAACGGGGGCGAAAAATCTCGGCATAGTGGAAACGGACGTTATGACAGGGATAAACTGGAGCAGCGTTCCGTCGGTGATAGTCGAGGTCGGCTATATGACGAACGAAACGGAGGATATGCTGCTTCAGGACGAAAAATACCGAGCCAAAGCCGCCTTTGGCATAGCGGAAGGAATAGAAAATTACCTGCGGAGCAGGTAATTTTTTTTGCCCTGACGCAGATTACATGTTGATTGAAGCATTAAAAAGATAATAAAATCGTTGATTTATGCTGACTATATTTTTGCGGAAAACTTTTGCGTCCTCTGCTATAATATTGGCAGCTCAAAACAAATACGGGGTGACAACGATGGATTTCTCAAAGGAATACAGGAAAAAACTGACGACTGCCTCTAAAGCGGCAGCCTGCATAAAATCAGGCATGTGGGTTGATTACGGCTGGACGACAGGAATTCCGTGCGCGGTTGACGCCGAGCTTGCGAAACGCCTTCCGAAGCTGCACAACGTTAATTTCCGCGGTGGTATTCTGCTTTGGGAACCTGAAATTTTCAAAATAGAAGATCCCGCAGCGCACATGACGTGGAATTCATGGCACATGACAGGCTTTGCAAGAAAAAGGATCCCCGATGGTTTTGTTTTTTATGCGCCGGTAAGATATTCCGAGCTTCCGCGGTATTACAGGGACAGCCTGCATTCGGACGTTGCTGTTTTTCAGGTTGCGCCTATGGACGGCAAGGGTTATTTCAATTTCGGTCCCAACGCTTCGCACATGGCGGCAGTCTGCGAAACGGCGGACAAAATTATTGTTGAGGTGAACAAAAATATGCCGCGCTGTCTCGGCGGTTTCGGAACCGAGATACATATATCGGACGTTGACATGATTGTTGAAGGGGACAATCCCGAAATCGGCATAATGCCCGCCGCTCCGGCGACGGACGTTGACAGAAAGGTCGCGGAGCTTATCGTTGCGGAGATTCCGGACGGGGCATGCCTGCAGCTTGGAATAGGCGGAATGCCGAACGCGGTCGGAAGCCTTATCGCCCGGTCTGACCTTAAGGAGCTCGGTGTTCATACCGAAATGTACGTTGACGCGTATCTTGAAATGGCAAAGGCGGGCAAGATTACAGGCACGCATAAGGCGCTGGATAAAGGCCGCCAGGTGTACACTTTTGCCGCGGGCAGCAGCGAACTGTACGAATATATAAACGAAAATCCGCAGTGCATGTGCGCTCCCGTTGATTACGTCAATGATATACGCACTATTGCGCAGCTCGACAACTTTATATCCATAAACAATACGGTAGATCTCGACCTTTTCGGACAGATCAGCGCCGAAAGCGCCGGAACGAGACACATCAGCGGAGCTGGCGGGCAGCTTGATTTTGTTCTCGGAGCGTATCTTTCAAAGGGCGGAAAAAGCTTTATATGCTGTTCTTCCTCATTCAAAATGAAAGACGGTACAACGAAATCACGCATTGTTCCTACGCTCAGCCAGGGCTCAATAGTAACGGATACGCGCGCCAATACAAACTACGTCGTTACCGAGTACGGCATTGTAAATCTTAAGGGAAAATCAACCTGGGAACGCGCGGAGGCTCTTGTTTCAATCGCGCATCCCGATTTCAGGGAAGAGCTGATTGCCGCTGCGGAGAAGCTGCATATCTGGAAGCGGAGCAATAAAAGATAGTGTGCAATTAAATTAGCGTTTTGACCAGACATACACGGCGATAACTGCGCAAAGAGTGCCTGCGGCGAGACCGCCTGCAAGAATCAGAGGCTGCGGAACTCCGGCGGCATAGTTGAACATCGCGCCGAGCGCCCAGCCGTAGAACAGTATTGTTGAGAGTGAAAGAAGCATCACAATAAGCCTTTTGTTCATGCGCTAATTGTACACCGCCGTCCGGAATTGTCAAAATTTTATGAAACAGCGCGGAGGTATCTTTGTGGCAGACAGCGAAGTTCTGAGAGCCGAAAAATTTGCGGCGCGGTATTTCGAAACGAAAGCGGTGCGCTTCAGCAGAGCGGAAGACGCACTGTTGGCCGTACTTTCCGCTTTGGATTTGCCTTGCGGCAGCGAGATAGTCGTTTCCGCAAATCTCTGTACGGATATTTCAGATTTTGCGCGAAGCAGAGGACTTAAGCTTGTATTCAGCGGCTTGTGCCCCTGCAGCTTTGCCCCATCGCAGGAAGATGTTGCTTCAAAGCTTACGGAGAGGACAAAGGCTGTTGTCGTTTCACACAGCTTTGGTAGACTGAGCAGTTTTGAGGAGCTTGCCGAGAAGCTGAAACAGAAGAATATCCCTCTCATAGAGGAATGTGCCGGCTGCACAGGTTCAGTATATTTTTCGGACGAAAAAATCCTGCGCCCCGGTGCGTCGGGAATCGGCTGTATCATTGAACCTGAATTTGCCCTTATATGCTGTCAGGATGAAGCGTTTGCCGAAAAACTTCCGTTGTCAGACAGTATTTCCGCGGCAAATTTCATGTGCCGGCAGCCTGATTTTGAAAGAGTGAACGGCAGACGCAGACTTGCCGTTTCCAAATACCGCCTGCTGATACATGAAAAAGCCCTGCTTCCGTTTGTGTCGTTTCCGCAGTTTGGCGGCGCATCGTTTGCTTCGGCTTCCGTCTGCCCGCTGTGCGTGAAGGACAGGGACGCGCTGAAAGAATATCTTGAATCGCAGTCAATCAGTTGCGGAACTCTGCCTTACGCTTTTGAAAATACAGGCTGTCCTGTTTTTGAAAAGCTGAAAAACGAACTGCTTCTGCTTCCCGCAGAAATGGAAATTTCCGAAGCGGAGCAGGAAGAAATTGTTTCGCGCATTAAGTATTTTTACCGAGACAAAAACCATAATCTGCAGTAAAATTATTTTGCTTGAAAAAATAAATTCGGAGGTGTCAGACTTGTTTTATTACGATCCTACAATGATTCTTCTTATTCCGGCACTGTTGTTTTCCTTATGGGCGCAGTTCAAGGTAAAATCCGCGTTTGCGGAATATTCAGGCGCTGCGTCTTCCCGCGGTGTAACTTCGGACGATGCGGCGAGGGCGATTCTTGACGCCAACGGTCTGCGGAATGTCAGAATAGAGCATATAGCAGGCGAGCTTACCGACCACTACGACCCTCGCGCAAAGGTTCTCCGTCTGTCGCAGAGTGTTGCGGGCAGCACAAGCATAGCGGCTATAGGGGTTGCGGCTCATGAATGCGGACACGCGGTTCAGGACGCTGTGGGTTATGCCCCGCTGAAAATAAGAAACAGCATAGTTCCGGTTGTCAATATCTGCTCAACGCTTTCAATGCCGCTGTTTTTCATAGGCTTTTTGTTCAATTATCTTGCGCTGATAGACCTCGGAATACTGTTTTTCTGCGGTGTGCTTGTTTTTCACGCGATTACGCTTCCTGTCGAGTTTGACGCAAGCGGCAGGGCTTTGAAGATTCTTTCCGGCAACGGTTTTTTGAACGGGGCTGAAATTTCAGGGGCAAAAAAGGTGCTGACAGCTGCTGCCCTTACCTACGTTTCGGCGATGGTTATGTCCGCGCTGCAGCTTCTCAGACTTATTTTGCTCAGAAATCAGCGGAGAGATTAAAAAAATTGCAAAAATAGTGTACAATTAACGGGAACGGCACGGCTGTTCCCGTTTTAGTCCGCGTACAGGAGGCAGAGGCAATGAGAGGCATAGAAGCTGCACTTCATGTCTGTATGGATGCAAGCTCGGGAACGTTTGCATCGGAAGCTTTAAGAAAACTTTATCCGGAAATAAATTCGGGCGACAGGGACGTCGCCGCGCTTCTTGTCTACTGCACTCTGAGAAGGCAGGGCTTGTGGAAGCATCTTATGCTCAAATATTGCCGGCGCAATGCAAGGGCGCTTTCGTTCAGAACGCAGACCGCTCTTATGATCGGTATCGCCGGACTTGTCGAGCTTAAACATTTTGCCGCGCCGGTTCTTATCAACGCGGTTTTGCAGGCAGTTAAGGCAAGCGGAAGAGACAGCGACGTACAGGACGTTAAGACTGTCCACGCTGTACTGCGTTCCGTTTCAGAGGAAGCTCCGGAATATCTTGAAACGCTGAAAAAAGCGGCTTCCGTGAGCGATCAGGCGCTTTACTGGGGCGTTCCGGGCTGGGCTGCGGCGCAATGGGCAAAAGAACGGCAGATTGCCGAAGCCAAAAAGCTTATAAAAGCCATGGGCATGAAAACCTATCTGTCGCTCAGGCTCAGAAGCGATGTTGACCGTGAAGTGTGGATAAAGGAATACGGAGAAAAATGCGGGAAGAAAGCATGGGCGTCGGATTTGCTTGCCAATTCCGTGCGTACCGCGTCAACGGATTATCCTCCGTCTCTCCCGGGCTACAGCGAAGGAAAAGTTTCGCCGCAGACAGAGTCGTCCATGTTTGTTGTCAATTTGCTTGCCGGACGTTACAAGGACGGCGCCATTCTTGACATGTGCAGCGGAAGGGGAGTTAAAACGCGCCAGCTGATTGATATGTTCCCGCTTGCGCAGATAGAGGCGTGGGACATTTCCCCCGCTAAAATACAGACCGCGAAGCTTGAACTGATGAAACTTCATGCAGGCAGCCGCGTTCAGCTGCGCATCGGAGACGCGCTTAAACTGAAGCCGAAAACAGCGCCATCGCTTGTACTGCTTGATGCCCCCTGTTCAGGTTCCGGAACGTGGGGAAGACATCCGGAGGGCAAATGGCGGATGAAGCCTGAAGATGTCGATGAGAGCGCAAAACTGCAGAAAATGCTGCTTGAGCGTGCCGCAGACATTGTGCAGCCAGGCGGAATTGTTGCGTACATGACCTGCTCAAGCTTCAGAAAAGAAAATGAAGAGGTAGTGGCGGACCTGTTGTCAAAGAGAAAAGATATTGTGGAGCTGCCTGTAAAAACAGAACATAAATTCATGCAGAAAGGCAGACCGTACGGTGTGGTAATAAATCCCGTCCAGCCTTGGACGGACGGATTTTACGCCGCGCTGCTTTTGAAACGCAGACAGGAGGGAAACAATGCGTAATTTTCGCCGCTGGATTATAATATTTGCGCTTCTGATGATTGCCGGCTGCGGCTTTGTTATGTTCCGTTCCATATTCGGAGGAAGCGGGGACAAGGTCATTGTCCCGCAACTTGACGGTATGCAGGCGGAAGAAGCCGTAAACGCTCTTCAAAGACTCGGATTGTCTGCAAACATTGAAGAAACCGGCTCGGACGAAAATGCCGGTACTGTTGTTTCTCAAAGCATCAAGGCAGGGAAAAAAGTTAAGACAGACAAAACTGTGCTGCTTAAAGTAAGCGGCGGAAGTATGCTCTGCGCCGTTCCCGATGTGCGTTTTATGGGAAAGGAAGAAGCAGTCCGCAAACTGGAGGACGCAGGTTTTAAAGCTGGCAGAATAATACAGGTCAGTGAACCGGACAAAAATGACGGTACGGTACTGGCGCAAAATCCTTCCGCAGGTCAGAAATACGCGGCAGGCGGCGGCATTGAACTGCTTGTAAGCACCGGCGGCGCGTCGGAAGACGGCTTTACGCAGGTGCCTGACTTAAGAGGCAGGACACCGGAAGAAGCAGCGGAACTTTTGACTAAAAGCGGACTGCAGCTTGGTGATACCATAAAAACCGTTTCTTCGTCAAAGGAAGGCACGGTTGTGGGAACAAGACCGAACATAGGAACAAGAGTTAAGACAGGGGATACTGTGTCTTTGCTGCTTGCCTCCGCTGAGGAGAACAAAACAGAACAGGCGGAAAACGGTACAGCATCGGGGAATGAAATTGTCAAGACGGTAAAGGTTACGGAAAAGGAGCAGCCAAAGAAAGAGGCGGAGAACAAGACAGAGCAGCAGAAAGCCGCCGCTGTCAAAGCCGGAAAACAGCCTGAGGCTGCAAAAAAGGCTGACAATGCTAAAGAGAAGAAAGCAGAAACAAAAACAGAGGTTTCCGCTGCACAGCTGAAACCCGAGAAGAGTGTGCAGCCTGTCGCAGCCAAAAACGCTACGGACAAAACCGGCACGGCGCAGCCGGCAGCAAAAACGGCAGACGTGCAGACGAAAAAAGAAGAAGTGAAGAAAGAAGAAGCGAAAAAGAAAGAAATTAAAGAAGAAGTCAAATCAGCAGCTGACGATACGGAGATTTCGGCGCCGTCCAAAACTGCGAAAGTGCGTTACGTGGTTCCGCCGCTGATCTCCCCGCTCAGTCTTAAAATTACGGTGCAGGACGCGGATGGCGTGCGCGTGCTAAAAGACGTTACGGCAAACGGAGGAGAAACATTCTCCGTGCCTGTGAAATACAAGAACGAAGCAACAGTATCCATTATGCTTGGCGGTGAAAAGGTATGGCAGGAGCGTTACAAGTAAAGCTAAAAGGCGGTGAAAAGCTGCTGGTCGCACCTTCGCTTCTTTCGGCTGATATCCTGAATCTTGAAAACAGCATAGCTGAACTTGACGGTGCGTATGACTGGCTGCATTTGGACGTTATGGACGGACATTTTGTACCGAATCTTTCTTACGGACCTTCTCTGCTGAAAGCGCTGCGCAAG containing:
- a CDS encoding zinc metallopeptidase, whose protein sequence is MILLIPALLFSLWAQFKVKSAFAEYSGAASSRGVTSDDAARAILDANGLRNVRIEHIAGELTDHYDPRAKVLRLSQSVAGSTSIAAIGVAAHECGHAVQDAVGYAPLKIRNSIVPVVNICSTLSMPLFFIGFLFNYLALIDLGILFFCGVLVFHAITLPVEFDASGRALKILSGNGFLNGAEISGAKKVLTAAALTYVSAMVMSALQLLRLILLRNQRRD
- the arsD gene encoding arsenite efflux transporter metallochaperone ArsD, producing the protein MTGKLAVYEQAACCITGICGAKANPELLRMSSVYETLKAKGIEMEIYNLSRSPKAFAENKQVIAYLKKHGEKALPVCTLDGEIAVEGRYPTNSEIIEALGLEKTALDELLPPGRLLCER
- a CDS encoding DegT/DnrJ/EryC1/StrS family aminotransferase — protein: MKQRGGIFVADSEVLRAEKFAARYFETKAVRFSRAEDALLAVLSALDLPCGSEIVVSANLCTDISDFARSRGLKLVFSGLCPCSFAPSQEDVASKLTERTKAVVVSHSFGRLSSFEELAEKLKQKNIPLIEECAGCTGSVYFSDEKILRPGASGIGCIIEPEFALICCQDEAFAEKLPLSDSISAANFMCRQPDFERVNGRRRLAVSKYRLLIHEKALLPFVSFPQFGGASFASASVCPLCVKDRDALKEYLESQSISCGTLPYAFENTGCPVFEKLKNELLLLPAEMEISEAEQEEIVSRIKYFYRDKNHNLQ
- a CDS encoding RsmB/NOP family class I SAM-dependent RNA methyltransferase — translated: MRGIEAALHVCMDASSGTFASEALRKLYPEINSGDRDVAALLVYCTLRRQGLWKHLMLKYCRRNARALSFRTQTALMIGIAGLVELKHFAAPVLINAVLQAVKASGRDSDVQDVKTVHAVLRSVSEEAPEYLETLKKAASVSDQALYWGVPGWAAAQWAKERQIAEAKKLIKAMGMKTYLSLRLRSDVDREVWIKEYGEKCGKKAWASDLLANSVRTASTDYPPSLPGYSEGKVSPQTESSMFVVNLLAGRYKDGAILDMCSGRGVKTRQLIDMFPLAQIEAWDISPAKIQTAKLELMKLHAGSRVQLRIGDALKLKPKTAPSLVLLDAPCSGSGTWGRHPEGKWRMKPEDVDESAKLQKMLLERAADIVQPGGIVAYMTCSSFRKENEEVVADLLSKRKDIVELPVKTEHKFMQKGRPYGVVINPVQPWTDGFYAALLLKRRQEGNNA
- a CDS encoding butyryl-CoA:acetate CoA-transferase, with protein sequence MDFSKEYRKKLTTASKAAACIKSGMWVDYGWTTGIPCAVDAELAKRLPKLHNVNFRGGILLWEPEIFKIEDPAAHMTWNSWHMTGFARKRIPDGFVFYAPVRYSELPRYYRDSLHSDVAVFQVAPMDGKGYFNFGPNASHMAAVCETADKIIVEVNKNMPRCLGGFGTEIHISDVDMIVEGDNPEIGIMPAAPATDVDRKVAELIVAEIPDGACLQLGIGGMPNAVGSLIARSDLKELGVHTEMYVDAYLEMAKAGKITGTHKALDKGRQVYTFAAGSSELYEYINENPQCMCAPVDYVNDIRTIAQLDNFISINNTVDLDLFGQISAESAGTRHISGAGGQLDFVLGAYLSKGGKSFICCSSSFKMKDGTTKSRIVPTLSQGSIVTDTRANTNYVVTEYGIVNLKGKSTWERAEALVSIAHPDFREELIAAAEKLHIWKRSNKR
- a CDS encoding glycosyltransferase, with protein sequence MKSIAVFYASEGTGHRTAAENLAERFKLDNPDGQSLCADILDCVPKLLHAGLSNYYLWTVRWWPWLWGKSYWGSDKPGVTKFCCDLAHKLLCKMYISKAERRVREMNAEAVFFTHYFGAEHFAKRNPDIPVFFVNTDYETHIFQRSDIYAASFVPSRTALGQYAKENIENVYNSGIPVAAKFETAPSKETAREKLGIDKNRRVILVSGGGIGAGSIEKIAASLAKRKDRLTVVICGNNKSLRKKLEKIYKADENVRIEGYVDNIEEFYRAADLGIIKPGGLTLAETLACGLPLLIMDPVPGQEECNLRCVCSEGAALKLDNAEKAAETAELILNNPQKLAALTKNAKRIARPDAAREILQTAERIIK
- a CDS encoding N-acetylmuramoyl-L-alanine amidase yields the protein MKIKACVKFMLPVLLLVFCIAPCRAAVIAVNAGHQAKSDLEKEPIGPGSTILKYKVSCGPRGVASGMPEHELNLLNAVLLEKELAKRGHKVIMVRQSSDVNISNRERAAFALENGAELIINLHANARGARQPKDTHGAMTLCRSARNSFNPALYPKERKLAEAVQKGLCKATGAKNLGIVETDVMTGINWSSVPSVIVEVGYMTNETEDMLLQDEKYRAKAAFGIAEGIENYLRSR
- a CDS encoding Ppx/GppA family phosphatase gives rise to the protein MKQAVVEIGTNSVKYTVAELSDGVVSFVKDVNTVTRLGEGLKDSGMLSAEAMERTARVVADYVEQAHEDGAEQIEVVGTMALRSAGNSSRFEVRVKELAHIGLRIISGEEEARLSFESVLCEVPKSVLRDLLVFDLGGGSTEFVYSCFGKITRAFSVNIGSVELTEKFLPEAPAPLSAVSRLKAVIRAELVKNGVKGRPACLVGTGGNLTTLFMLKSAMPEYDAEKLSGMTISKTELEALIKELACRTFDERRAMPGMNPARADIVLAGACAASAIMEITESRSLTLSLRGLRHALLAEMLSR
- a CDS encoding YadA-like family protein translates to ANSTAMGYGTTSSGNYSTSMGYGTTAEGEYSTSMGYGTTASGVASTAMGYNTNASGDDSTAMGQSTNASGVASTAMGCGTNASGDYSTAMGIETIANGGTSMAMGVGSNAVGESSFAGGGYYNLTDDTSTAGGSAYGRSSFAFGEGAVAGVAGDADTYAGVIALGNNAKAVHANSVALGNNAETKDKADISSATINGTTYTFGGGTTAEGVVSVGSGGHLKQIVNVANGAVTADSTDAITGAQLYVTNSNLIKSFATGTSGNITAEKVNGEVLEVAQMQDNAISGASLDGNTLKFTLKDRYTGTETPDAVNVDLSGLRTPVVLNGSMIKSFVNGKNTSIDLIPDTTEPDKVNVVIKTTDTAYFDKMTAGASFDAANRTDILPDGISIVKDSIADTAKLTSDTLRVGGKDYITPAGINANNQKITNTADGNIESGSKDAINGGQLYDYSKVKIIGSEETVLSENLNSGGGIEIAAGENIEFSTSGNKLTINATGGSGGYDAKAVHYDTDEDGNRLNSVTLKDTEDGTETAVTLHNVAAGTQDTDAVNLKQMKDAIGSGVGSRGVAYDDDTRETITLGNGTGTPAKITNLMAGEVSPTSTDAINGAQLYARDLAINANTQEIREVGAISAALAGLHFVEPSGENGDKLVGAVAYGGYRGANAEAIGLAYKPNPNMMLSASTSISNGNDSQNAYNVGFSLKFGKGETAVTRAALQKQVKYLNGEIETLKNDKAAQGELIKQLLERIEKLENK